A window of the Corallococcus soli genome harbors these coding sequences:
- a CDS encoding pyridoxal-dependent decarboxylase, with protein MSLRRRLVGTAKRQLKQTLGPVVQRAMAPARASLPPETWSLESRPGQGLFLEGVSLTELVKEHGSPLHVVHLAALHRNAAAFQAVPPGAAGGCEVYYSYKTNPVPGVLAALHARGVGAEVISAYELWLALKLGVAPERIVYNGPVKSDASIRESITRGIGLLAANHVEELDVFARHAQELRKRPRVAVRVTTAQGWTSQFGTPIAGGMALAAYRKALAAGTLDVVGLHAHRGELIRTEAELEGFVGSVLDFADELHRELGLDLEVLDLGGSLCTPTVEHIEQRDWRLNLTFQRDLPAPDFAAALSIERYVAKVVSQVEAHYAKKGRARPRIFLEPGRAMTGNTQLLLGRVHALKDGGERTWAVLDMGINHAECVRNEYHQLFHVERPDAKAHRAYTVVGPICTPGDTLYHAVRLPELKVGDTLAIMDAGAYFVPFGTSFSFPQPAIVSVEGGKVRVLRRAETNEDLITFDGEVPAASRAAS; from the coding sequence GTGAGCCTGCGTCGTCGTCTCGTTGGAACCGCCAAGCGGCAGTTGAAGCAGACCCTGGGGCCCGTGGTGCAGCGCGCGATGGCCCCCGCGCGCGCCTCCCTCCCCCCGGAGACGTGGAGCCTGGAGTCGCGCCCCGGCCAGGGCCTGTTCCTGGAGGGCGTGTCGCTGACGGAGCTGGTGAAGGAGCACGGCTCACCGCTGCACGTCGTGCACCTGGCGGCCCTGCACCGCAACGCGGCGGCGTTCCAGGCGGTGCCCCCGGGCGCGGCGGGCGGCTGTGAAGTCTATTACTCCTACAAGACCAACCCGGTGCCCGGCGTGCTGGCCGCGCTGCACGCACGCGGGGTGGGCGCGGAGGTCATCTCCGCCTACGAGCTGTGGCTCGCGCTCAAGCTGGGCGTGGCGCCGGAGCGCATCGTCTACAACGGCCCGGTGAAGTCGGACGCGTCCATCCGCGAATCCATCACGCGCGGCATCGGCCTGCTGGCGGCGAACCACGTGGAGGAGCTGGACGTTTTTGCGCGGCACGCGCAGGAATTGCGCAAGCGTCCGCGCGTCGCGGTGCGGGTGACGACGGCGCAGGGCTGGACGTCGCAGTTCGGCACGCCCATCGCGGGCGGCATGGCCCTGGCCGCGTACCGCAAGGCGCTGGCGGCGGGCACGCTGGACGTGGTGGGCCTGCACGCGCACCGGGGCGAGCTCATCCGCACGGAGGCGGAGCTGGAGGGCTTCGTCGGCTCCGTGCTGGACTTCGCGGACGAGCTGCACCGGGAGCTGGGCCTGGACCTGGAGGTGCTGGACCTGGGCGGCAGCCTCTGCACGCCGACGGTGGAGCACATCGAGCAGCGGGACTGGCGGCTCAACCTCACCTTCCAGCGCGACCTGCCCGCGCCGGACTTCGCGGCGGCGCTCTCCATCGAGCGCTACGTGGCGAAGGTGGTGTCCCAGGTGGAGGCGCACTACGCGAAGAAGGGCCGCGCGCGTCCGCGCATCTTCCTGGAGCCGGGCCGCGCGATGACGGGCAACACGCAGCTCTTGCTGGGCCGGGTGCACGCCCTGAAGGACGGCGGCGAGCGCACCTGGGCGGTGCTCGACATGGGCATCAACCACGCGGAGTGCGTGCGCAACGAGTACCACCAGCTCTTCCACGTCGAGCGGCCGGACGCGAAGGCGCACCGGGCCTACACGGTGGTGGGCCCCATTTGCACCCCGGGCGACACGCTGTACCACGCGGTGCGGCTGCCGGAGCTGAAGGTGGGCGACACGCTGGCCATCATGGACGCGGGCGCGTACTTCGTGCCCTTCGGCACGTCCTTCTCCTTCCCGCAGCCCGCCATCGTCAGCGTGGAGGGCGGCAAGGTGCGCGTGCTGCGCCGGGCGGAGACGAACGAGGACCTCATCACCTTCGATGGAGAGGTCCCCGCGGCCTCGCGCGCCGCCAGCTAG
- a CDS encoding carboxylate--amine ligase → MQEAAVSNEAPAVVLAVRAPVLLFSASFYGTLAAARCLGRHGVDVTVADTGRLGPASYSRFVSRRVQCPPESQPEAFLQWLVDFGLREPVKHVLYPTSDELAWLISAHRAKLEGLFHLYDPGVDAVYGLLNKRRLYEVGTEVGLHLPRTWFPQSEADLEQVRREASFPVLLKPTTQILHATHRKGQPVTSPEDLAREYREFARDTYAPMLVKFDPAVVNPMVQEFHPEAAEGIYSLSGFVDESGELFEARAAMKVLQRPRKLGVGVCFESAPLRPDLVAGLTRLCQRLGYHGVFEVEFIQTKDSYLLIDFNPRFYGQMGFDIARGLPLPLLAYHAATGDREALASAVADARAVSARHDEEVFCNRIALEMLLNLQRLSGALPASEARQWRQWLTTHREKAVDPLIDRDDMMPAAVELATIAYGSARHPRAFLRMMVFNRS, encoded by the coding sequence ATGCAAGAGGCGGCCGTCTCCAACGAGGCCCCCGCGGTAGTCCTCGCGGTGCGCGCCCCCGTGTTGCTGTTCTCCGCCAGCTTCTACGGCACCCTGGCCGCGGCGCGCTGCCTGGGCCGCCATGGCGTGGACGTGACGGTGGCGGACACCGGCCGGCTGGGCCCGGCCAGCTATTCGCGCTTCGTCAGCCGCCGCGTGCAGTGCCCGCCGGAGTCCCAGCCGGAGGCCTTCCTCCAGTGGCTGGTGGACTTCGGCCTGCGCGAGCCCGTCAAGCACGTGCTCTACCCGACGAGCGACGAGCTGGCGTGGCTCATCTCCGCGCACCGCGCCAAGCTGGAGGGCCTCTTCCACCTCTACGACCCGGGCGTGGACGCGGTGTACGGCCTGCTCAACAAGCGCCGCCTCTACGAGGTGGGCACGGAGGTGGGCCTGCACCTGCCGCGCACCTGGTTCCCCCAGTCGGAGGCCGACCTGGAGCAGGTGCGCCGCGAGGCGAGCTTCCCGGTGCTGCTCAAGCCCACCACGCAGATCCTCCACGCCACCCACCGCAAGGGCCAGCCGGTGACGTCCCCGGAGGACCTGGCGCGCGAGTACCGCGAGTTCGCCCGCGACACGTACGCGCCCATGCTCGTGAAGTTCGACCCGGCCGTGGTCAACCCCATGGTGCAGGAGTTCCACCCGGAGGCCGCGGAGGGCATCTACAGCCTCTCCGGCTTCGTGGATGAGTCCGGCGAGCTCTTCGAGGCCCGCGCCGCGATGAAGGTGCTCCAGCGCCCGCGCAAGCTGGGCGTGGGCGTCTGCTTCGAGTCCGCCCCGCTGCGCCCGGACCTCGTCGCGGGCCTGACGCGGCTGTGCCAGCGCCTGGGCTACCACGGCGTCTTCGAGGTGGAGTTCATCCAGACGAAGGACTCCTACCTCCTCATCGACTTCAACCCGCGCTTCTACGGGCAGATGGGCTTCGACATCGCGCGCGGGCTGCCGCTGCCGCTGCTCGCGTACCACGCGGCCACGGGCGACCGGGAAGCCCTCGCGAGCGCCGTGGCGGACGCGCGCGCCGTCAGCGCGCGGCACGACGAAGAGGTGTTCTGCAACCGCATCGCGCTGGAGATGCTGCTCAACCTCCAGCGGCTGTCCGGCGCGCTGCCGGCCAGCGAGGCCCGGCAGTGGCGGCAGTGGCTCACCACCCACCGGGAGAAGGCCGTGGATCCGCTCATCGACCGGGACGACATGATGCCCGCGGCGGTGGAGCTGGCCACCATCGCCTACGGGTCCGCGCGCCACCCCCGCGCCTTCCTCCGGATGATGGTCTTCAACCGGAGCTGA